A genomic window from Scophthalmus maximus strain ysfricsl-2021 chromosome 17, ASM2237912v1, whole genome shotgun sequence includes:
- the anapc2 gene encoding anaphase-promoting complex subunit 2 — translation MEESEMEADSVEMMSGASPQHDVTDAWERVTATLVSPGGSVSEQSLSDSLALLCSHGLGRLLAGWLLETLQMRLSSSVVPEFWSGLEQPENELEERGRAWVLLTAFRTLLDRLEPFLGGLELLGMWQEKGHGGLCGPGPGGLRERAFTLIRALLLFSPSPVLQERVLEFYSRTFSVYMNREGEGEDGTEAPEGPEGGVCRGCGVPTSQCWCQEALEQLQELSHILSRLQLLEWVSSEAVTSILHKLIEQRMEQHCRGEYECSFLLEFQEWLELVLGWLSKVFASESDTDAPVPAPSSVLGGTPGTPGVQAGSSILKQWRCHMHQFFCRIYVNMRIEELFSIIRDFPESKAAIEDLKFCLDRTNQRQQLLTSLKSAFESRLLHPGVHTSDILTVYISAIKALRELDPSMVILQVACQPIRKYLRTREDTVRQIVAGLTGDAEGCTDLASELSRGDPVTLEMQDSDEEGNDPEDWTPDPTDAVPDKMGSKRRSSDIISLLVSIYGSKDIFIDEYRAVLADRLLHQLNYNTAREIRNVELLKLRFGESHMHYCEVMLKDMADSRRINGNIREEESRLGEEERPPLALSAIILSSEFWPPLKEEKLELPPLACQAMDAYTRRYEKLKAMRTLSWKPHLGSVTLDVELEDRTLTNITVSPVHAAIILHFQEKSSWTLEELSVKLGAPKELVHRKLALWQQHGVLREEAGGGGGAGGGGGRYYVVETGSSREKLERGAMLIDSDEERDSNTTTQSEQREEKLQLFWAYIQAMLTNLDSMTLDRIHSMLRMFVATGPVVTEMDVNELEAFLQRKVREHQLMVSAGVYRLPKAN, via the exons atggaggagagtgagatGGAGGCGGACTCGGTGGAGATGATGTCGGGAGCTTCACCCCAACACGACGTCACCGACGCGTGGGAAAGAGTCACCGCGACTCtg GTTTCCCCCGGCGGCTCGGTGTCGGAGCAGAGCCTCTCCGACTCCCTGGCCCTGCTGTGCTCTCACGGTCTGGGTCGGCTTCTGGCCGGCTGGCTGCTGGAGACCCTTCAGATGCGTCTGTCCTCCTCCGTGGTGCCAGAGTTCTGGTCCGGACTCGAGCAGCCGGAGaacgagctggaggagaggggccGGGCCTGGGTCCTGCTCACCGCCTTCCGGACGCTGTTGGATCGACTGGAACCTTTCCTGG gTGGTCTGGAGCTGCTGGGGATGTGGCAGGAGAAGGGCCACGGCGGTCTGTGCGGTCCGGGGCCCGGCGGCCTCCGAGAGCGGGCCTTCACCCTCATCAgggccctcctcctcttctccccctccccggTTCTCCAGGAGCGAGTGCTGGAGTTTTACAGCAGGACGTTTTCCGTCTACATGAACCGAGAGGGCGAGGGAGAGGATGGGACCGAGGCTCCCGAGGGCCCGGAGGGAGGCGTCTGCCGGGGCTGTGGGGTTCCAACTTCGCAGTGTTGGTGTCAGGAGGCCCTGGAACAACTGCAGGAGCTCAGCCACATACT CTCcagactgcagctgctggagtGGGTCAGCTCCGAGGCCGTCACCTCCATCCTGCACAAGCTCATCGAGCAGCGGATGGAGCAGCACTGCAGGGGCGAGTACGAGTGTTCCTTCCTGCTTGAGTTCCAGGAG TGGCTGGAGCTGGTGCTCGGCTGGCTGAGCAAAGTGTTTGCCAGCGAGTCGGACACGGACGCTCCGGTTCCCGCTCCCAGCAGCGTCCTCGGCGGCACGCCCGGGACTCCCGGCGTCCAGGCCGGCAGCTCCATCCTGAAGCAGTGGCGATGCCACATGCACCAGTTCTTCTGCAGGATCTACGTCAACATGAGGATCGAAGAGCTCTTCAGCATCATCAGAG ATTTCCCAGAATCCAAAGCTGCCATCGAGGACCTGAAGTTCTGTCTGGACaggaccaatcagaggcagcaGCTCCTCACCTCGCTGAAATCTGCCTTTGAGAGCCGCCTCCTGCACCCAG GCGTCCACACGTCCGACATCCTCACGGTTTACATCTCGGCCATCAAGGCGCTCAGGGAGCTGGACCCGTCTATGGTCATCCTGCAGGTCGCCTGCCAGCCCATCCGCAAATACCTGCG GACCCGGGAGGACACGGTGCGGCAGATCGTTGCCGGACTCACCGGAGACGCCGAGGGCTGCACGGACTTGGCCTCCGAACTGTCCCGTGGCGACCCCGTGACCCTGGAGATGCAGGACAGCGACGAGGAGGGCAATGACCCCGAGGACTGGACCCCCGACCCGACCGACGCTGTGCCAG ATAAAATGGGCTCGAAGCGTCGCTCGTCCGACATCATCAGCCTGCTGGTCAGTATCTACGGCAGCAAGGACATCTTCATCGACGAGTACCGGGCTGTGCTCGCCGACCGGCTGCTGCACCAGCTCAACTACAACACGGCCAG GGAGATCCGTAacgtggagctgctgaagctgcGGTTCGGGGAGTCGCACATGCACTACTGTGAGGTCATGTTGAAG GACATGGCCGACTCTCGCAGGATCAACGGTAACATCCGCGAGGAGGAGTCGCGGCTCGGCGAGGAGGAGCGGCCGCCGCTCGCGCTGTCGGCCATCATCCTGTCCTCCGAGTTCTGGCCGCcgctgaaggaggagaagctggagctgcCGCCGCTCGCCTGCCAGGCCATGGACGCCTACACCCGCCGCTACGAGAAGCTCAAG GCGATGCGGACGCTGAGCTGGAAGCCTCACCTGGGCTCCGTCACTCTGGACGTGGAGCTGGAGGATCGAACCCTCACAAACATCACCGTGTCACCAGTCCACGCCGCCATCATCCTGCACTTCCAGGAAAAGA GCTCGTGGAcgctggaggagctgagcgTGAAGCTTGGCGCCCCGAAGGAACTGGTGCACAGGAAGCTGGCGCTGTGGCAGCAGCACGGCGTCCTGCGGGAGGAGGCgggcggagggggcggggccggaGGAGGGGGCGGGCGCTACTACGTGGTGGAGACGGGCTCGTCCAGAGAGAAGCTGGAGAGAGGAGCGATGCTCATCGACAGCGACGAGGAGAGAGactccaacaccaccacccagtcggagcagagggaggagaagctgcag ctgttcTGGGCCTACATCCAGGCGATGCTCACCAACCTCGACAGCATGACGCTGGACCGGATCCACTCCATGCTCCGGATGTTCGTCGCCACGGGACCCGTCGTCACGGAGATGGACGTCAACGAGCTGGAGGCCTTCCTGCAGAGGAAGGTGAGGGAGCATCAGCTGATGGTCTCAGCCGGCGTCTACAGACTCCCCAAGGCCAACTGA
- the rnf25 gene encoding E3 ubiquitin-protein ligase RNF25 isoform X1, whose protein sequence is MAAECDLMSEIEVLQSIYLDELQVNRREDGCWQVSLVLYPSTAQDSFSQFVRLTLSLTLDQQYPSSAPVISIHNPRGLSDDKLSSVRKCLQSEAQSSLGSPVLYQLIEKAKEILTESNIPHGNCVICLYGFKEGETFTKTSCYHYFHSHCLGRYARHSEQELRQREKELEEDKTRDWTHSQELMAVVCPVCREALSYDVDQLLSSPAPQLPELDESTIGSKFQQKWVELRKLLERQRSRGGIIDPELESNRFLIHINEAPSVTENENLDVDDVSSGPPVPSAPAHVMSDRAGGGAGPFVLGPSHCRGSGQGRRRQHQARGPWRGGRSRPQRGRAAVVTEQLHKLSLSSGCSERPAEVRAPGDVALGREAEHLEEQIPPDGRPLYKSGLETDGSREAADSAGDHSHHGRRRGYQRPVPHGGGPGATGRYHWDGRSSRSRGGGGAGNFYSRGAGPHRAHGGGFQQKVVERERGREEVL, encoded by the exons ATGGCCGCGGAGTGCGA TTTGATGTCTGAGATCGAGGTGCTGCAGTCGATCTACCTGGACGAGCTGCAGGTGAACAGGAGGGAGGACGG GTGCTGGCAGGTGAGCCTGGTCCTGTACCCGTCCACGGCCCAGGACTCCTTCTCTCAGTTCGTCCGACTCACCCTGAGTCTGACCCTGGATCAGCAG TATCCGTCGTCTGCTCCCGTCATCTCCATTCATAATCCCAGAGGACTTTCTGACGACAAGCTCAGCAG TGTCCGAAAGTGTCTCCAGTCGGAGGCTCAGTCCAGTCTAGGTTCACCGGTGTTGTATCAGCTCATCGAG AAAGCAAAAGAAATCCTGACTGAAAGTAACATTCCTCATGGAAACTGTGTCATCTGCCTCTACGGATTCaag GAGGGAGAGACGTTCACCAAGACGAGCTGCTACCACTACTTCCACTCGCACTGCCTCGGTCGCTACGCCCGCCACTCGGAGCAGGAGCTCcgtcagagggagaaggagctaGAGGAGGACAAGACCAGAGACTGGACGCACTCTCAG GAGCTGATGGCCGTGGTGTGTCCCGTGTGTCGGGAGGCTCTGTCGTACGACGTGGATCAGCTGCTGTCGTCTCCTGCGCCTCAGCTGCCGGAG CTCGATGAATCGACGATCGGTTCGAAGTTTCAGCAGAAGTGGGTCGAGCTCCGGAAGCTTCTGGAAAGGCAGCGGTCCAGAGGTGGGATCATCGACCCAGAGCTGGAGTCAAATCGCTTCCTCATCCACATCAACGAG GCTCCGTCCGTCACTGAGAACGAGAACCTGGACGTAGACGACGTCTCCTCTGGACCTCCGGTGccgtctgctcctgctcacGTTATGTCCGACAGAGCCGGTGGAGGAGCGGGTCCATTTGTTCTGGGACCGTCCCACTGCAGAGGCAGCGGTCAGGGCCGGAGGCGTCAGCATCAGGCTAGGGGCCCGTGGAGAGGAGGCCGGTCCAGACCTCAACGCGGACGAGCTGCCGTCgtcacagagcagctgcacaaactctctctgtcctcaggctGCTCCGAACGACCCGCGGAGGTCCGGGCCCCGGGCGATGTGGCGCTAGGCCGGGAAGCGGAGCACCTAGAGGAGCAGATTCCTCCAGACGGTCGACCGCTGTACAAGTCCGGTTTGGAAACGGACGGGTCCAGAGAAGCGGCGGACTCCGCAGGCGACCACAGTCACCATGGAAGGAGACGGGGATATCAGCGACCCGTCCCACACGGCGGAGGCCCCGGGGCCACCGGGAGATACCATTGGGACGGGCGCTCAtcgagaagcagaggaggaggaggggccggtAACTTCTACAGCAGAGGAGCTGGGCCGCACCGGGCTCACGGCGGCGGCTTCCAGCAGAAGGTGGtggagagggaaaggggaagggaggaggtgcTATGA
- the rnf25 gene encoding E3 ubiquitin-protein ligase RNF25 isoform X2: MSEIEVLQSIYLDELQVNRREDGCWQVSLVLYPSTAQDSFSQFVRLTLSLTLDQQYPSSAPVISIHNPRGLSDDKLSSVRKCLQSEAQSSLGSPVLYQLIEKAKEILTESNIPHGNCVICLYGFKEGETFTKTSCYHYFHSHCLGRYARHSEQELRQREKELEEDKTRDWTHSQELMAVVCPVCREALSYDVDQLLSSPAPQLPELDESTIGSKFQQKWVELRKLLERQRSRGGIIDPELESNRFLIHINEAPSVTENENLDVDDVSSGPPVPSAPAHVMSDRAGGGAGPFVLGPSHCRGSGQGRRRQHQARGPWRGGRSRPQRGRAAVVTEQLHKLSLSSGCSERPAEVRAPGDVALGREAEHLEEQIPPDGRPLYKSGLETDGSREAADSAGDHSHHGRRRGYQRPVPHGGGPGATGRYHWDGRSSRSRGGGGAGNFYSRGAGPHRAHGGGFQQKVVERERGREEVL, from the exons ATGTCTGAGATCGAGGTGCTGCAGTCGATCTACCTGGACGAGCTGCAGGTGAACAGGAGGGAGGACGG GTGCTGGCAGGTGAGCCTGGTCCTGTACCCGTCCACGGCCCAGGACTCCTTCTCTCAGTTCGTCCGACTCACCCTGAGTCTGACCCTGGATCAGCAG TATCCGTCGTCTGCTCCCGTCATCTCCATTCATAATCCCAGAGGACTTTCTGACGACAAGCTCAGCAG TGTCCGAAAGTGTCTCCAGTCGGAGGCTCAGTCCAGTCTAGGTTCACCGGTGTTGTATCAGCTCATCGAG AAAGCAAAAGAAATCCTGACTGAAAGTAACATTCCTCATGGAAACTGTGTCATCTGCCTCTACGGATTCaag GAGGGAGAGACGTTCACCAAGACGAGCTGCTACCACTACTTCCACTCGCACTGCCTCGGTCGCTACGCCCGCCACTCGGAGCAGGAGCTCcgtcagagggagaaggagctaGAGGAGGACAAGACCAGAGACTGGACGCACTCTCAG GAGCTGATGGCCGTGGTGTGTCCCGTGTGTCGGGAGGCTCTGTCGTACGACGTGGATCAGCTGCTGTCGTCTCCTGCGCCTCAGCTGCCGGAG CTCGATGAATCGACGATCGGTTCGAAGTTTCAGCAGAAGTGGGTCGAGCTCCGGAAGCTTCTGGAAAGGCAGCGGTCCAGAGGTGGGATCATCGACCCAGAGCTGGAGTCAAATCGCTTCCTCATCCACATCAACGAG GCTCCGTCCGTCACTGAGAACGAGAACCTGGACGTAGACGACGTCTCCTCTGGACCTCCGGTGccgtctgctcctgctcacGTTATGTCCGACAGAGCCGGTGGAGGAGCGGGTCCATTTGTTCTGGGACCGTCCCACTGCAGAGGCAGCGGTCAGGGCCGGAGGCGTCAGCATCAGGCTAGGGGCCCGTGGAGAGGAGGCCGGTCCAGACCTCAACGCGGACGAGCTGCCGTCgtcacagagcagctgcacaaactctctctgtcctcaggctGCTCCGAACGACCCGCGGAGGTCCGGGCCCCGGGCGATGTGGCGCTAGGCCGGGAAGCGGAGCACCTAGAGGAGCAGATTCCTCCAGACGGTCGACCGCTGTACAAGTCCGGTTTGGAAACGGACGGGTCCAGAGAAGCGGCGGACTCCGCAGGCGACCACAGTCACCATGGAAGGAGACGGGGATATCAGCGACCCGTCCCACACGGCGGAGGCCCCGGGGCCACCGGGAGATACCATTGGGACGGGCGCTCAtcgagaagcagaggaggaggaggggccggtAACTTCTACAGCAGAGGAGCTGGGCCGCACCGGGCTCACGGCGGCGGCTTCCAGCAGAAGGTGGtggagagggaaaggggaagggaggaggtgcTATGA